One Flagellimonas sp. CMM7 genomic region harbors:
- a CDS encoding PUR family DNA/RNA-binding protein produces MGEKDIMDQEEIHSKVLRAGRRTYFFDVRSTKAGDYYLTITESKKFTHDDGSFHYKKHKIYLYKEDFTAFKEIMEEMMDYIIDEKGQEVISERHQKDFKKEEENNTSENGEATGNFTDVNFDDI; encoded by the coding sequence ATGGGCGAGAAAGATATAATGGATCAGGAAGAAATTCACTCTAAAGTATTAAGGGCAGGGAGAAGAACCTATTTTTTTGATGTAAGAAGCACCAAAGCCGGCGATTATTATTTAACGATCACCGAAAGCAAAAAATTCACACATGATGATGGCTCCTTTCACTACAAGAAGCACAAAATCTACTTATACAAAGAAGATTTTACGGCTTTTAAGGAAATCATGGAAGAAATGATGGATTACATTATTGATGAAAAAGGTCAAGAAGTGATTTCAGAAAGACATCAAAAAGATTTCAAAAAAGAAGAAGAAAACAATACAAGTGAAAATGGGGAGGCAACAGGAAACTTTACGGATGTTAACTTCGATGACATTTAA
- a CDS encoding ABC transporter ATP-binding protein has protein sequence MKELKHLNKYFKKYWFKLFLGILITIIARVFSLIMPSYVNKSIQAVEGFISETISISEAKGLLFEYILIIVGAALLSGLFTFLMRQTIINVSRYIEYDLKNEVFDHYQFLNLNFYKKNRIGDLMNRISEDVNQVRMYGGPAIMYGIQTLTLFACLIPLMFIKAPTLAAYTLLPLPFLSVLIYQISKIIHKRSTKVQEYLSTLSTFTQESFSGVSVIKAYGLEPKINAELTDLAIEGKDTSMDLAKVNAWFFPLMILLIGISNIFVIYIGGKQYINGEIASIGIIAEFILYVNMLTWPVAVVGWLTSIVQRAEASQKRINEFLDVQPTIKNEVQESTPITGDIEFKNVTFTYEDTNITALNNISFTIKAGETVAFLGKTGSGKSTILDLVARLYDASSGEVLIDGTTIQELNLNSLRSAIGAVPQDAFLFSDTIENNIRFGDENASFEEIVSVAKKAVVHENIEGFTKKYDTVLGERGITLSGGQKQRVSIARALLKNPQIYLFDDCLSAVDTETEEEILNNLKQVSQNKTTLIVSHRVSSAKNADKIIVLENGAIIQEGTHEKLNNIEGYYKELYLNQLSEKE, from the coding sequence ATGAAGGAACTGAAACACCTTAACAAATACTTTAAAAAATACTGGTTCAAACTGTTTTTGGGGATTTTAATCACCATAATTGCCCGTGTTTTTTCCCTTATCATGCCTTCCTATGTGAACAAATCCATTCAGGCGGTGGAGGGTTTTATCTCAGAGACGATTTCTATATCTGAAGCTAAAGGACTTTTATTTGAATATATACTTATTATTGTGGGTGCCGCATTACTATCAGGGCTTTTCACCTTTTTAATGCGTCAGACCATTATCAATGTTTCTAGATATATAGAGTACGATTTAAAGAATGAAGTCTTTGATCACTATCAGTTTCTAAATCTCAATTTCTACAAAAAAAATAGGATTGGTGATTTAATGAACAGAATCAGTGAAGATGTTAACCAAGTACGAATGTACGGAGGACCTGCCATCATGTATGGCATTCAAACGCTCACCCTCTTTGCATGTTTAATTCCACTAATGTTTATCAAGGCGCCTACTTTGGCAGCTTATACCCTGCTTCCTTTGCCATTTCTGTCTGTTTTAATCTATCAGATAAGCAAAATTATACACAAAAGAAGTACTAAGGTCCAAGAGTATTTGTCTACGCTCTCCACCTTTACACAAGAATCTTTTTCTGGGGTTTCTGTCATAAAAGCATATGGATTGGAACCTAAGATCAATGCTGAACTTACGGATTTGGCCATTGAAGGGAAAGATACAAGTATGGATTTGGCCAAAGTAAATGCCTGGTTCTTTCCATTAATGATTTTATTGATAGGCATCAGTAATATTTTTGTCATCTACATTGGTGGCAAACAATACATCAATGGAGAAATAGCTTCCATAGGTATTATTGCCGAGTTTATCCTTTATGTGAACATGCTAACGTGGCCAGTTGCAGTTGTAGGTTGGTTGACCTCAATTGTACAGCGGGCAGAAGCTTCCCAAAAAAGAATCAATGAGTTTTTGGACGTTCAACCCACAATTAAAAATGAGGTTCAAGAATCTACACCTATAACGGGAGATATCGAATTTAAAAATGTGACCTTCACTTATGAAGACACAAATATTACAGCACTCAATAACATTTCCTTTACCATAAAAGCTGGGGAGACGGTTGCCTTTTTAGGAAAGACCGGCTCTGGGAAATCAACTATTCTAGATTTGGTTGCCAGACTTTACGATGCTTCATCTGGTGAGGTTTTAATTGATGGTACAACGATACAGGAATTAAATTTAAATAGTTTACGAAGTGCTATTGGTGCCGTGCCTCAAGATGCTTTTCTTTTTTCTGATACTATAGAAAATAATATTCGCTTCGGAGATGAAAATGCCTCGTTTGAAGAAATTGTATCCGTGGCCAAAAAAGCGGTAGTTCACGAAAACATTGAAGGATTTACCAAAAAGTATGATACAGTTCTTGGCGAACGTGGCATTACCCTTAGTGGTGGTCAAAAACAACGAGTGTCAATTGCCAGGGCTCTATTAAAAAACCCACAAATATATCTTTTTGATGATTGTTTATCTGCAGTAGATACAGAAACGGAAGAAGAAATACTAAATAATTTAAAACAAGTATCCCAGAATAAAACTACACTTATTGTAAGCCATAGAGTATCTTCTGCAAAAAATGCAGATAAGATAATTGTACTGGAAAATGGTGCAATAATCCAAGAAGGCACACATGAGAAATTAAACAACATTGAAGGATACTACAAAGAACTCTACCTAAATCAACTCTCTGAGAAAGAATGA
- the nusB gene encoding transcription antitermination factor NusB: protein MLTRRHIRVKVMQCIYALIQSKDDSLEKQQKFLKVSIENMYVLYLLVLSLLAELHKMAEKHVSHASKKYVATEDDKYPDGEKFVKNKLLLQISTNESLKKELSKRKLHNWYLNEEYIKIIYKEVVSSDVYKKYMTNDKEGYENDKEIILQLYKNIIAPNDKIYDYFEDEKLTWVDDIPIVNTYLTKRLRKATESSDESFFLPSLLKDQQDMEFANELLTKTLLNDAKWEKEIEGKTPNWDNDRIAEIDSIILKMGICELLNFSSIPEKVTLNEYLEIAKEYSTPKSSIFINGVLDKLAKEYKSTGKLQKIGRGLQ from the coding sequence ATGCTCACCAGAAGGCATATCAGAGTAAAAGTAATGCAATGCATTTATGCATTGATTCAATCCAAAGATGATTCCTTGGAGAAACAGCAGAAGTTTCTTAAAGTTAGTATAGAGAACATGTATGTGCTCTATTTGCTTGTTTTAAGTCTTTTGGCCGAATTACATAAAATGGCCGAAAAACATGTAAGCCATGCTTCTAAAAAATATGTTGCTACAGAGGATGACAAGTATCCAGACGGAGAAAAATTTGTGAAAAACAAATTATTACTTCAAATCTCTACCAATGAGTCCCTAAAAAAGGAACTCTCCAAAAGAAAATTGCATAATTGGTACTTGAATGAGGAGTACATTAAAATTATTTATAAGGAGGTTGTTTCAAGTGATGTTTACAAGAAGTACATGACCAATGATAAAGAGGGTTATGAAAACGATAAAGAAATTATACTTCAGTTGTACAAGAACATCATTGCGCCCAATGATAAGATCTATGACTATTTTGAAGATGAGAAACTTACTTGGGTAGATGATATTCCAATAGTAAATACATATTTAACCAAACGATTGCGAAAAGCGACCGAATCTTCAGATGAAAGCTTTTTTCTTCCTTCTTTGTTAAAAGACCAGCAAGACATGGAATTTGCCAATGAGTTGTTGACCAAAACGCTGTTGAATGATGCCAAGTGGGAAAAAGAGATAGAAGGTAAAACGCCTAATTGGGACAATGACCGCATTGCAGAGATTGATTCTATAATATTAAAAATGGGAATATGTGAGCTGCTCAACTTCTCATCTATACCAGAAAAAGTGACACTAAACGAATATTTGGAAATAGCTAAAGAATATTCTACACCCAAGAGCAGCATTTTTATTAATGGGGTTTTGGATAAGTTGGCCAAGGAATATAAATCTACAGGCAAGCTGCAAAAAATAGGAAGAGGGCTACAATAA
- a CDS encoding DUF1573 domain-containing protein has product MKKITTILSLILTVALVSISCKDKASSKIVADNVESATDRDEAQKQLPVMSFEKSEHDFGTIAQGTPQETVFKFTNTGNAPLIITDAKSSCGCTVPEYPKNTPIAAGESGELLVKFNGSGQNQVTKTVTVTANTEKGSELLRIKAFVNPKNAQAAGPVK; this is encoded by the coding sequence ATGAAGAAAATAACAACAATTTTAAGTTTGATTTTGACTGTTGCTCTTGTGAGCATTTCTTGCAAGGATAAAGCTTCAAGTAAAATAGTTGCTGACAATGTTGAAAGTGCTACAGATAGAGATGAGGCACAAAAGCAACTTCCGGTAATGAGTTTTGAAAAATCAGAACATGATTTTGGTACAATTGCTCAAGGTACTCCACAGGAGACCGTATTTAAATTCACCAATACTGGGAATGCTCCTTTAATCATTACAGATGCCAAGAGTAGCTGTGGATGTACTGTTCCAGAATATCCAAAGAACACTCCTATTGCGGCAGGTGAAAGCGGTGAATTATTGGTTAAGTTTAACGGTTCTGGTCAAAATCAAGTGACCAAAACGGTAACTGTTACCGCAAATACGGAAAAAGGCTCTGAACTTTTAAGAATAAAGGCCTTTGTTAACCCAAAGAACGCACAAGCTGCGGGTCCTGTTAAATAG
- the yajC gene encoding preprotein translocase subunit YajC has protein sequence MENIGQFLPLILIFVVAYFFMIRPQMKRQKDEKKFTSELKKGDKIITKSGLHGKIVELNDKDFSCVIETMAGRLKFDRSAISMEMSKKLSAPAKK, from the coding sequence ATGGAAAATATTGGACAGTTTTTACCACTGATATTGATTTTTGTTGTGGCTTATTTTTTTATGATTCGCCCACAGATGAAACGTCAGAAGGATGAGAAAAAATTTACTTCGGAGCTTAAAAAAGGTGATAAAATAATCACCAAGAGCGGACTTCACGGCAAAATTGTGGAATTAAATGACAAAGATTTTTCTTGCGTTATTGAAACCATGGCCGGTCGTTTAAAATTTGATCGCTCCGCCATATCCATGGAGATGAGCAAAAAATTATCAGCTCCGGCCAAAAAGTAA
- a CDS encoding Gfo/Idh/MocA family protein: protein METRRNFIKRNALLVGGMAASTLFPMELLATMRKTVGANDRINVGLIGCKGMGFANLTSMLKMSEINVLALCDIDENVLKQRVADLEKAGLKKPKLYSDYRKLLENKDLDIVIVGTPDHWHCLQLIDALQAGKDVYCEKPIANSIAECDVMLNQVNASDRMVQIGQWQRSQPHFVDAINYVHSGALGKIRMAKAWAFQGWMKPVPVVPNSAVPNGVDYKMWLGPAQHRPFNQNRFHFNFRWFWDYAGGLMTDWGVHLIDYALYGMKASTPKSIMALGGKFAYPNDASETPDTLQTVYEFDGFSLLWEHATGIDGGNYGRNHGIAFIGNNGTLVLDRGGWEVIPEKNRPNWSEDLGPKIEPVPLQPNTGNGLDLHTANFVEAVKQRDKTILRAPIKVGYDAAKVCHMGNIAFKTGERLFWDTEKSSFNKSEADLLLNNTYHNGWKLPKVE, encoded by the coding sequence ATGGAAACTAGAAGAAATTTCATCAAAAGAAACGCTTTATTGGTTGGAGGAATGGCGGCCTCAACACTATTCCCAATGGAACTTTTAGCCACAATGCGAAAAACGGTAGGAGCTAACGACCGAATTAATGTGGGCCTAATCGGATGCAAGGGGATGGGTTTTGCCAATCTGACCTCTATGCTAAAAATGTCGGAAATCAATGTCTTGGCGCTGTGCGATATAGACGAAAATGTGCTTAAACAACGTGTGGCAGATTTGGAAAAAGCAGGTCTTAAAAAACCAAAGTTATACAGCGACTACCGAAAACTACTGGAAAATAAAGATTTGGATATTGTAATTGTGGGTACTCCAGATCATTGGCATTGCCTACAATTGATTGACGCCTTGCAAGCAGGAAAAGATGTGTATTGCGAGAAACCTATTGCCAACTCCATAGCCGAGTGTGATGTAATGTTGAACCAGGTCAATGCTAGCGATCGGATGGTTCAAATAGGGCAATGGCAGCGTAGTCAACCTCATTTTGTGGACGCCATTAATTATGTGCACTCTGGGGCCTTGGGAAAAATACGCATGGCCAAGGCCTGGGCATTCCAAGGCTGGATGAAACCTGTGCCGGTAGTTCCCAATAGTGCCGTTCCAAACGGGGTGGATTATAAAATGTGGCTGGGCCCTGCGCAACACCGTCCTTTCAACCAAAATAGATTTCACTTTAATTTTAGATGGTTTTGGGACTATGCGGGTGGGCTAATGACTGATTGGGGGGTGCACCTCATAGATTATGCCCTGTATGGAATGAAAGCTTCAACACCTAAGTCTATTATGGCTTTGGGTGGAAAATTTGCATACCCCAATGATGCGTCTGAAACCCCGGACACTTTACAGACCGTTTATGAATTTGATGGCTTCTCACTATTATGGGAACATGCAACGGGCATTGATGGGGGCAATTATGGACGAAACCACGGAATAGCTTTTATCGGAAACAATGGTACTTTGGTGTTAGATCGTGGAGGTTGGGAGGTAATTCCAGAAAAAAACCGTCCAAATTGGAGTGAGGACCTTGGACCCAAAATAGAACCGGTTCCATTGCAACCCAATACAGGTAACGGATTAGACCTGCATACGGCCAACTTTGTTGAAGCAGTAAAACAGCGGGATAAAACTATATTAAGAGCCCCTATAAAAGTTGGATACGATGCGGCCAAGGTTTGCCATATGGGTAATATTGCTTTTAAAACAGGGGAACGATTGTTCTGGGATACCGAAAAATCCAGTTTCAATAAAAGTGAAGCTGATTTATTGCTCAACAATACCTACCACAATGGCTGGAAGCTACCAAAAGTTGAATAA
- a CDS encoding YdeI family protein: MEKAEKLNIYYQAEHPFREGICALRELALQTKSVEDYKWNIPVYTINGKNVFGICRFKNHFGVWFYNGVFLKDPKKVLRNAQEGKTKAMRHWYFSSEKDIDKEAVLAYMVESIENQEKGLSIAPEKSSKELQVPTLLKQALVKDTAIKTAFEALSPYKQKEFCEYILEAKQEKTKARRLEKILPMIKKGMGLNDAYR; the protein is encoded by the coding sequence ATGGAAAAAGCGGAAAAACTGAATATATACTACCAAGCGGAACATCCCTTTAGGGAAGGAATCTGCGCATTGCGAGAACTAGCTTTACAAACCAAGAGTGTAGAAGATTACAAATGGAATATACCGGTGTATACCATAAACGGTAAAAATGTGTTTGGTATTTGTAGGTTTAAAAACCATTTTGGGGTATGGTTCTATAATGGTGTTTTTCTAAAAGATCCAAAAAAAGTATTGCGCAACGCCCAAGAGGGAAAAACCAAAGCAATGCGCCATTGGTATTTTTCTTCTGAAAAGGATATTGATAAGGAGGCGGTCTTGGCCTATATGGTAGAGTCTATTGAAAACCAAGAAAAAGGACTTTCCATTGCCCCAGAAAAATCTTCAAAGGAATTGCAAGTGCCAACATTGTTAAAGCAAGCTTTGGTAAAAGACACTGCTATTAAAACTGCATTTGAAGCCCTTTCTCCATACAAGCAAAAAGAATTCTGCGAATATATTCTGGAAGCCAAACAAGAAAAGACCAAAGCCAGAAGACTGGAAAAAATTTTACCAATGATTAAAAAAGGGATGGGCCTTAATGATGCTTACCGCTAA
- the pepT gene encoding peptidase T — translation MEKLLPRFLEYVSIDTQSDPYSKTTPSTEKQWNLAKKLVMELHQIGMQDVSIDENAYIMATLPSNIDKKVPIIGFISHIDTTPDFTGKNIKPQIVENYDGKDIVLNKAKDIVLSPDYFEDLLQYEGQTLITTDGTTLLGADDKAGIAEIITAMEYLAEHPEIKHGEIRVAFTPDEEIGRGAHKFDVEKFGAAWAYTMDGSQVGELEFENFNAASAKIKIEGKSVHPGYAKNKMVNAIGIANEFLSLMPPREVPEKTMDREGFFHVHKIKGEIENAEIELIIRDHDENHFEARKELLKDITDKLNKKYGDYVVLHIEDQYRNMREKVEPVFHIVEIAREAMESLGIEPIIKPIRGGTDGSQLSFMGLPCPNIFAGGHNFHGKYEYVPLESMEKAVQVIVKICELTAIQIK, via the coding sequence ATGGAAAAATTACTACCCCGATTTCTAGAATATGTGTCCATTGATACGCAAAGTGACCCTTATTCCAAAACTACTCCCAGTACAGAAAAACAATGGAACTTGGCCAAAAAGTTGGTCATGGAACTTCATCAGATTGGAATGCAGGACGTATCCATAGATGAAAATGCCTATATCATGGCAACCTTACCGAGTAACATTGATAAAAAAGTGCCGATCATAGGCTTCATATCCCACATAGATACTACGCCAGATTTTACAGGGAAAAACATTAAACCACAAATAGTTGAAAATTACGATGGAAAAGACATAGTGCTCAACAAAGCAAAGGACATCGTGTTATCTCCAGACTATTTTGAAGATTTATTGCAGTATGAAGGTCAAACGTTGATTACCACAGATGGCACCACCCTGCTTGGTGCAGATGATAAGGCAGGAATTGCGGAGATTATTACGGCAATGGAGTATTTAGCAGAGCACCCAGAAATAAAGCATGGCGAAATTCGCGTTGCTTTTACGCCTGATGAAGAAATTGGAAGGGGAGCCCATAAATTTGATGTGGAAAAATTTGGGGCAGCTTGGGCCTATACCATGGATGGAAGTCAAGTCGGTGAGCTGGAGTTTGAAAATTTTAACGCAGCCAGTGCTAAAATTAAAATTGAGGGCAAGAGCGTTCACCCTGGCTATGCCAAGAATAAGATGGTAAATGCCATTGGTATTGCCAATGAGTTTTTGAGCCTTATGCCTCCCAGAGAAGTGCCGGAAAAAACCATGGACCGGGAAGGTTTTTTTCATGTCCACAAAATAAAAGGTGAAATAGAGAATGCGGAGATAGAACTTATCATCCGTGATCATGATGAAAACCATTTTGAAGCTAGAAAAGAGCTGCTAAAGGATATTACAGATAAACTCAATAAAAAATATGGAGATTATGTAGTGCTTCATATTGAGGATCAATACCGGAACATGCGCGAAAAAGTGGAGCCTGTTTTCCACATTGTCGAAATTGCGAGAGAAGCTATGGAATCCCTGGGTATTGAGCCCATTATAAAACCGATAAGAGGAGGTACAGATGGCTCTCAATTAAGTTTTATGGGACTCCCATGTCCCAATATATTTGCGGGAGGACATAACTTTCACGGAAAATATGAATATGTGCCTTTGGAAAGTATGGAAAAGGCCGTACAGGTCATTGTGAAAATTTGCGAGCTTACCGCTATTCAAATTAAGTAA
- a CDS encoding quinone-dependent dihydroorotate dehydrogenase, producing the protein MYKFLIRPLVFLLDAETAHHFSFWAIKILSKLGLSGLFRKTFVINDPLLEREVFGLKFKNPVGLAAGFDKDAKLYNELSDFGFGFVEIGTLTPKPQDGNPKKRLFRLLDDEAIINRMGFNNKGAFEAVEQLKKKHRVLIGGNIGKNKLTPNENAIKDYLICFEALFEYVDYFVVNVSSPNTPGLRELQDKEPLTNLLKKLKRQNGKLAKKRAVKEKPILLKIAPDLTDDQLLDIVSIMADTAIDGIIATNTTISRKGLKSHLIISEEKGGLSGKPLAKRSTEVIRFLAEKSNKAFPIIGVGGIHSAEDALEKLDAGADLIQLYTGFVYEGPSLVKKINQAILAKAQSNAQ; encoded by the coding sequence ATGTACAAGTTCCTCATTCGCCCATTAGTTTTTCTTCTTGATGCAGAAACTGCTCATCATTTTTCTTTTTGGGCAATAAAGATACTTTCCAAATTAGGACTTTCAGGATTGTTTAGAAAGACCTTTGTAATCAATGATCCATTACTGGAACGTGAAGTTTTTGGGTTGAAGTTCAAAAACCCCGTTGGACTGGCGGCGGGATTTGATAAGGACGCTAAGCTTTACAACGAACTGTCTGATTTTGGTTTTGGTTTTGTGGAAATAGGCACGCTTACTCCCAAGCCGCAAGATGGAAATCCTAAAAAACGATTGTTTAGATTATTGGATGATGAAGCCATCATCAACAGGATGGGGTTTAATAATAAAGGAGCTTTTGAAGCGGTTGAACAATTAAAGAAAAAACATAGGGTACTTATTGGTGGTAATATTGGAAAGAATAAATTGACCCCTAATGAGAATGCCATAAAGGATTATCTGATATGTTTTGAGGCGCTTTTTGAATATGTAGATTATTTTGTGGTCAATGTAAGTTCTCCAAACACCCCAGGTTTAAGGGAGTTGCAAGATAAAGAGCCATTGACCAATCTGTTGAAAAAGTTAAAACGTCAAAATGGAAAATTGGCGAAGAAACGAGCAGTAAAGGAAAAGCCTATTTTATTAAAAATTGCACCCGATTTAACAGATGATCAATTGCTTGATATTGTGTCCATAATGGCTGATACCGCAATTGATGGAATTATTGCAACCAATACGACCATCTCCAGAAAAGGGCTAAAGTCCCATCTTATAATTTCAGAAGAAAAAGGGGGATTAAGCGGAAAACCACTTGCCAAAAGAAGCACAGAAGTGATTCGGTTTTTAGCTGAGAAAAGTAATAAAGCATTTCCAATTATTGGAGTAGGGGGAATACATTCTGCAGAAGATGCATTGGAAAAGTTGGATGCTGGCGCCGACTTGATTCAACTTTACACAGGGTTCGTATATGAAGGGCCCTCTTTGGTTAAAAAGATAAACCAAGCTATTTTAGCAAAAGCTCAATCTAATGCTCAATAA
- a CDS encoding DinB family protein: protein MRSIACTSLLLLFTATMVAQTQRVPKTDFTKMYLPVWLEAEKHCLEVANAMPEELYSYRPTPESKTFAEQLVHIGYTVELLTKRYVQGMEVKPNTPDASKMSKQEILQLLKKGFKYTEGIIYTIEQSKLDETCVMYHSGNTVSRAFAFFYVQDHLTNHRAKANLYLRMNNIKPPSYTW from the coding sequence ATGAGAAGTATAGCTTGCACCTCGTTACTTTTGTTGTTTACCGCCACAATGGTTGCTCAAACGCAAAGAGTACCCAAAACAGATTTTACTAAAATGTATCTTCCTGTTTGGTTAGAAGCTGAAAAACACTGTTTGGAAGTTGCAAATGCTATGCCTGAAGAGCTATATAGCTATAGACCAACACCGGAAAGCAAAACTTTTGCAGAGCAATTGGTACATATTGGGTATACAGTAGAATTACTTACAAAAAGATATGTACAAGGCATGGAAGTAAAACCAAATACCCCGGATGCTTCTAAAATGAGTAAGCAAGAAATCTTACAGCTACTAAAAAAAGGCTTCAAATATACCGAGGGAATAATTTACACAATAGAGCAATCAAAGTTGGATGAGACTTGCGTAATGTACCATAGTGGTAATACGGTAAGCAGAGCTTTTGCCTTTTTCTATGTGCAGGACCATTTAACCAATCATAGGGCCAAGGCCAATCTCTATCTCCGCATGAACAATATTAAGCCGCCATCATATACCTGGTAG
- a CDS encoding LysE family translocator — translation MNYDTLFVFVMASTALAISPGPDNIFVLTQSISNGVKSGLAVVAGLVSGCLVHTTFLAFGVSEVIKRSDTLFFIIKLFGAIYLLYLAVKVYKSDSSIDLNTKGNSKKGFTILFWRGFTMNVLNPKVTIFFLAFFPGFLFSTELNTVIQFYVLGILFMLSACIVFSTIALLAGNISKYILARQKVGVYLKWLQIIVFVGIAIYLFLSDK, via the coding sequence TTGAATTATGATACGCTCTTTGTGTTTGTGATGGCTTCTACAGCACTGGCCATTTCACCGGGGCCTGATAACATCTTTGTACTTACCCAAAGCATATCAAATGGAGTAAAATCTGGGTTGGCTGTAGTTGCTGGACTTGTAAGTGGTTGTTTGGTGCACACCACTTTCTTGGCTTTTGGTGTTTCGGAAGTCATTAAAAGAAGTGACACGCTTTTTTTTATCATTAAACTATTTGGGGCAATATATCTGCTCTACTTGGCCGTAAAGGTTTACAAAAGTGATTCTTCGATAGACTTAAATACAAAAGGAAATTCAAAAAAAGGGTTTACAATATTATTTTGGAGAGGGTTTACCATGAACGTGCTTAACCCAAAAGTCACGATTTTCTTTTTGGCATTTTTCCCTGGATTTTTATTTAGTACTGAACTAAATACCGTAATTCAGTTTTATGTGCTTGGAATACTTTTTATGTTGTCGGCATGTATTGTTTTTAGTACTATAGCCTTGCTGGCAGGAAACATATCTAAATATATTTTGGCACGGCAAAAAGTAGGGGTCTATCTAAAATGGCTTCAAATTATTGTGTTTGTTGGGATTGCCATTTATCTATTTCTATCGGATAAATAG
- a CDS encoding hydroxymethylglutaryl-CoA lyase — MSKVKLIECPRDAMQGIKTFIPTKEKAKYIQSLLGCGFDTIDFGSFVSPKAIPQMIDTAEVLSQLDLSKTKSKLLSIIANIRGASDACTHPEIDYLGYPFSISENFQMRNTHKTIAQSVETLKGILEIANANNKEVVTYISMGFGNPYGDPWNVEIVGKWTEKLAAMGVKILSLSDTIGSSTPEVIEYLFSNLIPKYPDIEFGAHLHTTPTRWHEKVDAAYKAGCRRFDGAVQGFGGCPMAKDELTGNMPTEKMLSYFTSEKADSGVNWMVFEAAYNKATELFSVYH, encoded by the coding sequence ATGTCAAAAGTTAAACTCATAGAATGTCCACGAGATGCCATGCAAGGCATTAAAACCTTTATTCCCACAAAAGAAAAGGCAAAGTACATTCAATCCTTGTTGGGATGTGGCTTTGATACTATAGATTTTGGAAGTTTTGTTTCGCCGAAGGCTATTCCCCAGATGATTGATACTGCAGAAGTTTTATCTCAATTAGATCTTTCCAAAACTAAAAGTAAACTTTTATCGATTATTGCCAATATAAGAGGGGCTAGCGATGCATGTACACATCCAGAAATTGACTATTTGGGATATCCTTTTTCCATTTCCGAAAACTTTCAAATGCGTAATACCCATAAAACTATTGCGCAATCTGTGGAAACGTTGAAGGGTATTTTAGAAATAGCCAATGCCAATAATAAGGAAGTGGTAACCTATATATCAATGGGTTTTGGAAATCCTTATGGAGACCCCTGGAATGTTGAAATTGTTGGCAAATGGACCGAAAAGTTAGCGGCAATGGGTGTGAAAATCTTATCGCTCTCTGATACTATCGGAAGCTCTACGCCAGAAGTTATAGAGTATTTGTTTTCAAATTTGATACCCAAATACCCTGATATAGAGTTTGGGGCACATCTACATACAACACCCACCAGATGGCATGAAAAAGTAGATGCAGCCTATAAGGCAGGCTGTCGTCGTTTTGATGGTGCGGTACAAGGCTTTGGAGGTTGTCCTATGGCAAAGGATGAACTCACCGGAAATATGCCAACAGAAAAGATGCTGTCTTATTTTACTTCGGAAAAAGCCGATTCTGGGGTTAACTGGATGGTTTTTGAGGCCGCTTACAACAAGGCTACGGAACTGTTTTCTGTCTACCACTAA